A single genomic interval of Dysidea avara chromosome 6, odDysAvar1.4, whole genome shotgun sequence harbors:
- the LOC136257595 gene encoding uncharacterized protein has translation MATAESVKRTTRSKAAGKDKIHKGVASRNSESECPLELELEAATVRQKRGMTKENRTRDGSKPTAEKKGKGRGKRAVPANKEPSQTPESCLPPPKKKKSKVMNQRERNEMLASLESVDLSVLLSEVYVKFDEQLFSEKLKKITVKLHDTEQPLKDIIVSHRLCFVGLYKECKKGPESFLRFQFQWQKYCSAFLLASQHTMLEIGLPDPVGYQIDESRTMWLRFCEENDVPVPVSNPVMMTISSALYHCLLGHVNHFQSNNSSTTSSSNKSTTQVADGDDVYFRFGGAAISDLLHLHYKEMKHCKDDQRNILSQEISILHCMNSKDKVSMPSYLKYRDQGYMYSPDPTFIPFLRQVDTAVKETVNPDWLHQEGDNLIKITHERIQEETKFFDTFKEILASKSPNITIYSEDAIRNVFETFTRKICNTRIQEFLSATKQQLATKKGLASTVDINLRPTLLAHHAKLETKLGSKK, from the exons ATGGCGACTGCTGAAAGTGTGAAAAGAACTACCAGGAGTAAAGCAGCAGGTAAAGATAAGATTCACAAGGG CGTGGCAAGCCGAAATTCCGAGAGTGAATGTCCGCTGGAACTTGAGCTAGAAGCAGCTACTGTAAGGCAGAAACGAGGGATGACTAAGGAGAACAG AACGCGAGATGGCTCCAAACCAACTGCAGAGAAGAAAGGAAAGGGCCGAGGAAAACGAGCAGTTCCAGCCAATAAAGAGCCGTCACAGACACCAGAAAGCTGCTTACCACcaccaaagaaaaaaaagtcGAAAGTAATGAACCAGAGAGAGAGAAATGAGATGCTGGCATCTTTAGAGTCAGTTGATCTTTCTGTACTTCTAAGTGAGGTTTATGTCAAATTTGATGAACAGCTATTttctgaaaagttgaagaaaatcactGTCAAGCTCCATGATACAGAGCAGCCCCTTAAGGATATAATCGTGAGCCATCGACTGTGTTTTGTTGGTCTGTATAAAGAGTGTAAAAAGGGGCCTGAATCCTTTTTGCGTTTCCAGTTTCAGTGGCAGAAGTACTGCAGTGCCTTCTTATTAGCCAGCCAGCACACCATGTTAGAAATTGGACTACCTGATCCAGTTGGTTATCAGATTGACGAATCTCGAACAATGTGGCTAAGATTCTGTGAAGAAAATGATGTGCCTGTCCCAGTGAGTAATCCTGTGATGATGACCATATCATCAGCATTGTACCACTGCTTACTGGGTCATGTTAACCATTTTCAGAGTAATAATTCCAGTACCACAAGTTCCAGTAATAAAAGTACAACACAGGTAGCTGATGGAGATGATGTGTATTTTCGTTTTGGTGGTGCAGCTATATCAGACTTGCTCCATCTTCATTACAAAGAAATGAAGCATTGCAAAGATGATCAAAGGAATATTTTATCCCAGGAGATATCGATTTTGCACTGTATGAATTCCAAGGATAAAGTCAGTATGCCAAGTTACCTCAAGTACCGTGACCAAGGATACATGTACTCCCCTGATCCTACATTTATACCATTTTTGAGACAAGTGGATACTGCAGTCAAAGAAACTGTGAATCCTGATTGGCTACACCAAGAAGGGgacaatttaattaag ATAACACATGAAAGAATTCAGGAAGAGACAAAATTCTTCGATACATTCAAAGAGATACTGGCTTCAAAGTCACCAAACATAACGATCTATTCAGAAGATGCCATTAGGAATGTATTTGAAACATTTACAAGGAAAATCTGTAATACAAGAATTCAAGAATTCTtgtcagcaacaaagcaacagcTGGCAACAAAGAAAGGCTTGGCATCAACAGTTGACATAAATTTAAGACCTACGCTTTTAGCTCATCATGCCAAATTAGAAACTAAGCTAGGAAGTAAGAAGTGA